A genomic stretch from Tachyglossus aculeatus isolate mTacAcu1 unplaced genomic scaffold, mTacAcu1.pri scaffold_211_arrow_ctg1, whole genome shotgun sequence includes:
- the LOC119923646 gene encoding probable inactive tRNA-specific adenosine deaminase-like protein 3, which translates to MKKMEQVHCPGDQHGEGNLVPDPELSSWEALPVLPDHQTQGVELVWAYAIPVLDKKTTSRLVKEVSAVYPLVGQGHLKRVQASPHALEILLCLASQGGDTVEGVRSLSELLPSGQIDWSNLGEPYLVHVPAHPLLTRAQFEEAKLHWPTVFHENKHFSNALQGLLFSKEDKAKMQTYMEKAIHTARQGAEKGMKAVGAIVVDPATEGVLAVGHDCSNTSNPLLHATMVCIDLVAQRQGRGAYSFNAYPTCTISPSGDRAIPLPAKSIQPGVVRKYESRQDGLPYICTGYDLYVTSEPCVMCAMALVHSRIQRVFYGASSPDRALGTRYKIHSKEDLNHHFEVFRGILGTEYCSLDQKKQGQQCVSSQL; encoded by the coding sequence ATGAAGAAGATGGAGCAGGTCCACTGTCCAGGGGACCAGCATGGTGAAGGGAACCTTGTTCCAGACCCAGAGCTTAGTTCTTGGGAAGCTCTCCCAGTGCTTCCAGATCACCAGACTCAAGGAGTTGAACTGGTTTGGGCCTATGCGATTCCTGTCCTGGACAAGAAGACGACATCCCGGCTGGTGAAAGAGGTGTCTGCAGTCTACCCCCTGGTGGGCCAAGGACATCTCAAGAGGGTCCAAGCCAGTCCCCACGCACTGGAAATTTTGCTCTGTCTAGCGAGCCAGGGTGGAGACACGGTAGAAGGCGTACGGTCCCTTTCTGAGCTCCTCCCCAGTGGACAGATAGACTGGAGCAACTTAGGAGAACCTTATCTTGTGCACGTGCCAGCTCATCCACTCTTGACTAGAGCACAGTTTGAGGAAGCTAAACTCCACTGGCCTACAGTCTTCCATGAAAACAAACACTTTTCCAATGCCCTCCAAGGCCTCCTTTTCTCAAAGGAAGATAAAGCCAAGATGCAAACTTACATGGAGAAGGCCATCCACACAGCCCGGCAAGGGGCAGAAAAGGGGATGAAAGCTGTTGGGGCGATAGTTGTTGACCCAGCCACGGAAGGTGTGTTGGCTGTAGGCCATGACTGTAGCAACACCTCAAATCCATTACTTCATGCCACTATGGTCTGCATAGATCTTGTTGCCCAAAGACAAGGCAGAGGTGCCTATAGTTTTAATGCTTATCCTACTTGTACCATTTCACCATCAGGGGACCGAGCCATTCCCTTACCGGCTAAAAGCATTCAGCCAGGGGTGGTGCGGAAGTATGAATCTAGGCAAGATGGCCTGCCCTATATTTGTACTGGCTATGATCTATATGTCACCAGCGAACCCTGTGTCATGTGTGCCATGGCATTAGTGCATTCCAGGATCCAGAGAGTCTTCTACGGGGCATCGTCACCTGATAGGGCATTGGGCACCAGATACAAAATCCATTCCAAGGAGGACCTCAACCATCATTTTGAAGTATTCAGAGGCATCTTGGGGACTGAGTACTGCAGTTTGGACCAAAAAAAGCAAGGACAGCAGTGTGTCTCCTCACAGCTCTGA